GAGACGCCCTCCTCGCGGACGGCATCGAAGATTCCGGCTGCGTCGACGCCGCGCGTGCAGACGTGCTTCGCGCCCATCCCGGTCACCGAGAAGATGTGGCCCCAGCCGTTGACGTGGAACATCGGGAGCGTCCACAGATACACGTCGTCGTCGCGAATCTCCTGGTGGGTCGCGACGAGGTAGGCGTGCAGCGTCTCGGTCCGGTGGGTGCGGCAGACGCCCTTCGGGTCGCCCGTCGTCCCCGAGGTGTAGTTGATGGTGATGATATCGCTCTCGTCCATCTCAGGGCGGTCGTACGCCGTCGATTCGGCGACGAGGTCGTCGAACGACTCCCACTCCCCCTCAACGGCGTCGGGGTCGTCGGTGACGAACAGTTCAGTTGGCACCGACTCTCGAATCGCTTCTATCTTCTCCGCGTAATCGTGGTCGGCGAAGACGGCTTTCACACCCGCGTCGTTCAGGATGTACTCGAAGTCCGCCGGGACGAGGCGGTAATTCAGCGGCGTGTGAATCGCGCCGAGTTGCATCGACCCGTAGGCCGCTTCGAGGTGGTAGTGAGTGTTCGGGTCCAACACCGCTACCCGGTCGCCCTTCTCGACGCCTCTGGACTGCAGCGCCGCCGCCCACCCGTCCGCGCGCTCGCCCAGCTCGGCGTACGTGTATCGCTCGCCCGTCGTCGCCACCACAGCCTCCTTGTCGCCGTAGTGTCGCCGGGCGCGGTCCAGAAAGTCCGTCGCCAGCAGTGGTTTCTCCATGTGCCTCGACGTTAGTGAACATTCATGATATACATTGCGGGCGCGGAAACGTTCGCCGCCCGCGCAGTCGGGCGGTTCGTCGGTTCCTCGCCAATATAGTCGGTGTGTCGACAACGGCGTCGGTATGCCGTCAGCGCCGTCGGTTCGTCGCCGAATCTCGTTGCGTCGTCCGGCCGCCCGAGAGTGTTTTCGGGACCGCACGGTCGGTCTCGGGTGAGTAAATATCACTCCGTAGTGCTACCCACAAAAGTGGTTTATCGGTACGGACCTTGCTGTCGACAATGCCACTGTCAGAGTACACCGGCCGACGGCCGCGCGGCGCGAACCGGAGCGTCCGCATCAGTCGCGCCGTCAAACACCACCGATGGCAACCGGACGGCGAACCCTCCGAACCGTGTGCCAACTGCGGCATCGACCTCTCGCTACACGAGCGACACGTTCTCGTCACGTTGGTCGAAGACGACTTCGGCGACGCCGCTCGCCGGTATCTTTGCGACGAATCCTGTCTCCGCGAGTGGGTAGGCAAGAGTTAGAGACGCGAGAAGCGGAGCGCTCCGGGCGTCGCCCGGGAATTTACGGCTCGTTTTTCGCAGCTTCCAGCGACCAGAAGAAGCCGTAGTACGCGACGACGCCGCCGAGCATGGCGAGGTAGTACGCCCACTGCGGCGCTTTCAGCAGGTCGAAGACGATGGTGACGACGGTCACCCACGCCATCGCAAACACGAGGTCGACGAACATGCCGCGGCGATGCTCCCGGACATGTTTGCCGATGGCTTCGAGTCGGCTCATCGGCGACCTCGGTCGCCGGCATCGGCGTTCGTCGGTCGCTCCGGCGGGGAGTCACGCGTCACGGCCTACGCCTCACCCTGTTCGTCGACGACGTACAGCGCGTGTAACCCAGCGCCGTAGCGCTCGGCGAGGCCGACCGCGTGGCTCACCACCCCCTGAGCGACGGCGCTTCCGTCGGTCGGTAGGAGTGTTCGCTCGTACATGCTCAGTCGTCGGAGACGGGTTCACCGCCGTCGGTCGTCGCGACCTCTTCGGCGGACTGCATCCGCGACATCGGTTCAGGGCTGTGACACTGCCGGACCAGCCTTTTAGTCGCCATGTCGGGTTCGTCGGTCGCGAGCGAGACGCCGATGGTGACGACGAACACGATGGGAACGGCCACGAGCGCCGACCCGATGGCGGGCACCGCTGCCGCCAGCGTCGCCGAGTACGGTTCGCCCGTACCGATGTACGTCGGCAGCACCTCGTTTATCATCGGAATGAGCCAAATGACGAGGCCGGTCGTCATCCCCGCCAGCGCGCCCTGCCGGTTCGTGTTCTCCCACCAGAGTCCGAGGAAGAACATCGGGAACAGCACCGCGCCGGCGAGCGAAAACGCGTACGAGACCAGCGCGGCGATGGGCGCCGCGGGGTCCAGCGCGGCGAGCGTCGTGATGACGCCGAGCGCGACGATGCTCAGTCGACCGACGAGCACCTGCTGGCGCTGACTCGCGTCCTCGTTGATGATGTTCGCGTAGATGTCGTGGGAGATGGCCGACGACCCCGCGATGAACAGGCCGGCGGTGGTCGCGATCGCGGCGGCGATGCCGCCCGCGGCGACGAAGCCGACGAACCACTGGGGTAGCTCCGCTAACTGGGCCGCGAGCACGACGATGACGTCACCGGCGGCGCTCGTCATGCCGGGGTCGCCGTAGACGGCTCCGATGTTCTCCGAGTAGAGGTCGGTGCCGAACGCCGCGAACGCCGGGGCTGAGAGGTAAAGCAGGCAGATGAAAAACAGCCCCCACACCGTCGACCAGCGGGCGGTCCGCTCGTTCTCGACGGTGTAGAATCGCACGAGCACGTGCGGCAGTCCGCAGG
This genomic stretch from Haloprofundus salilacus harbors:
- a CDS encoding DUF7576 family protein, which gives rise to MPLSEYTGRRPRGANRSVRISRAVKHHRWQPDGEPSEPCANCGIDLSLHERHVLVTLVEDDFGDAARRYLCDESCLREWVGKS
- a CDS encoding universal stress protein; amino-acid sequence: MYERTLLPTDGSAVAQGVVSHAVGLAERYGAGLHALYVVDEQGEA
- a CDS encoding VC_2705 family sodium/solute symporter codes for the protein MTLGAVLQSGLLPEGLNVSFKLAPAILVAAMLALFLGIGYAFRVADTEGMWVAGRSIGNVENGMAIGANWMSAASYLGMAALIALSGFYGLAFVVGWSTGYFILLIFLAAQMRRFGKYTAPDFVGDRFNSDTARAIAAVTTFLIGFVYAIGQARGMGLVGLYIFGDIGIPGMSGYQSMVILMMAITVGYLTLSGMLGATKNMAVQYVILIVAFLAGLYAVGFTQGYSTVLPQIEYGAMVAELGSEFSEPFVNESYYLWIATAFSLVVGTCGLPHVLVRFYTVENERTARWSTVWGLFFICLLYLSAPAFAAFGTDLYSENIGAVYGDPGMTSAAGDVIVVLAAQLAELPQWFVGFVAAGGIAAAIATTAGLFIAGSSAISHDIYANIINEDASQRQQVLVGRLSIVALGVITTLAALDPAAPIAALVSYAFSLAGAVLFPMFFLGLWWENTNRQGALAGMTTGLVIWLIPMINEVLPTYIGTGEPYSATLAAAVPAIGSALVAVPIVFVVTIGVSLATDEPDMATKRLVRQCHSPEPMSRMQSAEEVATTDGGEPVSDD